The proteins below come from a single Chelmon rostratus isolate fCheRos1 chromosome 10, fCheRos1.pri, whole genome shotgun sequence genomic window:
- the LOC121612291 gene encoding nuclear envelope integral membrane protein 1-like isoform X2, translating to MAGCMKMMNGFISTSAKLMVFMVLLTCLPQALLQETGNKHPVIDLQDGGEYVLSGSNRFCYKNNVVPTWRQTWTRIQVKVWSSNVFKVEIVEGEEDLQELDRFSFWSWFQSLLRERHNETTINISLFNKKKCFKIDPADKTQYTIKPLRKFDIYMFLVFLAGMLLFIFAGSLSRSQVFFYSAGMSTGMIASLIILFFILARFLPKKSPFYVLIVGGWSFSVYAIQLVCRNLGVILREHWHVALGYVAVVGFISFAVCYRYGPLADEKNINILSWTLQLFGLLLIYLGVQIQQVAFAIIVAALLSKNLEYPVILVVVAWRKIRQFVHWKPEPRRLLTEEEYQKQGEEETQRALEELRKYCNSPEFSPWKAVSRLQSPKRFADFIEGSPHLMPNEVSVHVQEYGFGGSFFEDELFDTDDEEDDMKPPTMKPE from the exons ATGGCGGGATGCATGAAAATGATGAACGGTTTTATTTCCACAAGTGCTAAATTAATGGTTTTCATGGTGCTGCTGACCTGTTTACCTCAGGCCTTACTCCAGGAAACGG GTAACAAACATCCAGTGATTGATCTCCAGGATGGAGGGGAATATGTCTTGTCAGGGTCCAACAGGTTCTGTTATAAAAACAATGTCGTGCCAACCTGGAGGCAAACATGGACAAGAATTCAG GTCAAAGTATGGAGCTCAAACGTATTTAAGGTGGAAATTGTGGAAGGTGAGGAGGACCTGCAGGAGCTGGACCGCTTCAGTTTCTGGAGCTGGTTTCAGAGCTTGTTACGTGAGCGGCACAATGAAACCACTATTAACATCAGTCTATTCAACAAGAAGAAGTGCTTCAAGATCGATCCCGCAGACAAAACTCAGTACACCATCAAGCCCCTTCGTA agTTCGATATCTATATGTTTTTGGTATTCCTCGCTGGAATGTTGTTGTTCATCTTCGCAGGTTCACTAAGCAG GAGTCAAGTTTTCTTCTACTCTGCTGGTATGAGCACCGGCATGATCGCCTCTCTAATCatcctctttttcattttggccCGTTTTTTGCCAAAG AAAAGTCCCTTTTATGTGTTGATTGTTGGTGGCtggtcattttctgtttacGCCATCCAGCTTGTCTGCAGGAACCTCGGCGTAATTCTGCGAGAACACTGGCACGTAGCATTAG GTTATGTAGCTGTGGTGGGATTCATCAGTTTTGCTGTCTGTTACCGCTACGGTCCTCTGGCAGATGAAAAGAACATTAACATCTTGTCCTGGACGCTGCAGCTGTTTGGCCTGCTCCTGATTTATTTAGGGGTGCAAATTCAGCAAGTTGCCTTCGCCATCATCGTGGCAGCTTTGTTATCCAAAAATCTGGAGTACCCAGTCATTCTGGTAGTTGTTGCATGGAG GAAAATCAGACAGTTTGTTCACTGGAAGCCTGAGCCACGTCGCCTGTTGACTGAGGAGGAGTATCAgaagcagggagaggaagagactcAGCGTGcactggaggagctgaggaagtACTGTAACAGCCCAGAGTTCAGCCCGTGGAAGGCAGTGTCCAGGCTTCAGTCTCCGAAAAG GTTTGCTGATTTCATTGAAGGGTCCCCTCACTTGATGCCAAATGAGGTGTCTGTCCACGTGCAGGAATATGGCTTTGGAGGATCTTTTTTTGAGGATGAATTGTTTGACACGGATGACGAGGAAGATGATATGAAGCCGCCTACGATGAAACCAGAGTGA
- the LOC121612291 gene encoding nuclear envelope integral membrane protein 1-like isoform X1, whose amino-acid sequence MAGCMKMMNGFISTSAKLMVFMVLLTCLPQALLQETGNKHPVIDLQDGGEYVLSGSNRFCYKNNVVPTWRQTWTRIQVKVWSSNVFKVEIVEGEEDLQELDRFSFWSWFQSLLRERHNETTINISLFNKKKCFKIDPADKTQYTIKPLRKFDIYMFLVFLAGMLLFIFAGSLSRSQVFFYSAGMSTGMIASLIILFFILARFLPKKSPFYVLIVGGWSFSVYAIQLVCRNLGVILREHWHVALGYVAVVGFISFAVCYRYGPLADEKNINILSWTLQLFGLLLIYLGVQIQQVAFAIIVAALLSKNLEYPVILVVVAWRKIRQFVHWKPEPRRLLTEEEYQKQGEEETQRALEELRKYCNSPEFSPWKAVSRLQSPKRQQKKMKPQIAPLLPLY is encoded by the exons ATGGCGGGATGCATGAAAATGATGAACGGTTTTATTTCCACAAGTGCTAAATTAATGGTTTTCATGGTGCTGCTGACCTGTTTACCTCAGGCCTTACTCCAGGAAACGG GTAACAAACATCCAGTGATTGATCTCCAGGATGGAGGGGAATATGTCTTGTCAGGGTCCAACAGGTTCTGTTATAAAAACAATGTCGTGCCAACCTGGAGGCAAACATGGACAAGAATTCAG GTCAAAGTATGGAGCTCAAACGTATTTAAGGTGGAAATTGTGGAAGGTGAGGAGGACCTGCAGGAGCTGGACCGCTTCAGTTTCTGGAGCTGGTTTCAGAGCTTGTTACGTGAGCGGCACAATGAAACCACTATTAACATCAGTCTATTCAACAAGAAGAAGTGCTTCAAGATCGATCCCGCAGACAAAACTCAGTACACCATCAAGCCCCTTCGTA agTTCGATATCTATATGTTTTTGGTATTCCTCGCTGGAATGTTGTTGTTCATCTTCGCAGGTTCACTAAGCAG GAGTCAAGTTTTCTTCTACTCTGCTGGTATGAGCACCGGCATGATCGCCTCTCTAATCatcctctttttcattttggccCGTTTTTTGCCAAAG AAAAGTCCCTTTTATGTGTTGATTGTTGGTGGCtggtcattttctgtttacGCCATCCAGCTTGTCTGCAGGAACCTCGGCGTAATTCTGCGAGAACACTGGCACGTAGCATTAG GTTATGTAGCTGTGGTGGGATTCATCAGTTTTGCTGTCTGTTACCGCTACGGTCCTCTGGCAGATGAAAAGAACATTAACATCTTGTCCTGGACGCTGCAGCTGTTTGGCCTGCTCCTGATTTATTTAGGGGTGCAAATTCAGCAAGTTGCCTTCGCCATCATCGTGGCAGCTTTGTTATCCAAAAATCTGGAGTACCCAGTCATTCTGGTAGTTGTTGCATGGAG GAAAATCAGACAGTTTGTTCACTGGAAGCCTGAGCCACGTCGCCTGTTGACTGAGGAGGAGTATCAgaagcagggagaggaagagactcAGCGTGcactggaggagctgaggaagtACTGTAACAGCCCAGAGTTCAGCCCGTGGAAGGCAGTGTCCAGGCTTCAGTCTCCGAAAAG GCaacagaaaaagatgaaacCACAGATTGCGCCATTGTTGCCACTGTACTGA
- the cd63 gene encoding CD63 antigen, whose translation MGVEGGMKCVKFLLFFFNFIFWLCGLALIVVGILVQVALHKTFMIKDASASGAPIVLIGVGVVIFFIAFFGCCGAWKENYCMITTFAIFLSLVIIVEIAAAIAGYVFRNKLSAVVQDSLTEMISSYNNGTAEFKDAVNKLQEDLKCCGVNSSSDWRNFRPEGNSVPDSCCVNVTTNCGIGTMTDAAKVHQEGCHDAVEALLKKNIQWVIVAALVIAFLQIMGIVFACLLMRGIRSGYEVM comes from the exons ATGGGTGTAGAGGGGGGAATGAAATGTGTCAAGTTCCTGCTCTTCTTTTTCAACTTCATTTTCTGG TTATGTGGCCTAGCGTTGATTGTCGTGGGAATCCTGGTTCAAGTGGCTTTGCACAAaaccttcatgatcaaagatgCGTCAGCCTCAGGAGCGCCCATTGTCCTCATCGGAGTCGGTGTGGTGATTTTCTTCATCGCATTCTTCGGCTGCTGCGGTGCCTGGAAAGAGAACTACTGCATGATCACCACG TTTGCCATCTTCCTCTCACTGGTCATCATTGTTGAGATTGCAGCAGCAATTGCTGGATACGTCTTCAGAAACAAA CTCTCAGCTGTTGTGCAGGATAGTCTCACTGAAATGATTTCCAGCTACAACAACGGTACAGCTGAATTCAAAGACGCAGTGAATAAACTGCAGGAGGAT TTGAAATGCTGTGGCGTGAACAGCTCGTCCGACTGGAGAAACTTCAGACCTGAAGGAAACTCTGTGCCTGACTCATGCTGTGTGAATGTCACTACAAACTGTGGAATCGGGACCATGACAGACGCTGCCAAAGTGCACCAGGAG GGTTGTCACGATGCTGTGGAGGctttactgaagaaaaacatccaGTGGGTGATAGTTGCAGCTCTTGTTATTGCTTTCCTGCAG ATAATGGGCATCGTGTTCGCCTGCTTGTTGATGAGAGGCATCCGCAGCGGCTACGAAGTCATGTGA